The sequence ACTGCTTCTGTCTTAAACTCTTCCGTATACTGCCGTCTGGTCTTGGTGCTCATGCTGCCCTCCAATTTCATCAAACTCCTCCTTATACAGGTGTCTGTGAAATCGGGGGAAGGTCAACCTATTCTGTCACACCCTCATGTTAGGGTTGCCCTCGCATATCGGAAGGAGGAAAGCCATGAGTGAGTCCATGTATCTCCAGAGACAGAGCGACCGATTTATTGACGCGCATCCGCGCGAAGCAGGCTGGGTTATCCATCAAATCCACGGCGACTCTGGTCGCGAGATGTCGCTCAACTACCTACTTGATTGCATCAGAGAGTGGCACCCGGCGGCTGTAACACGTCACATGGCCTTCCCGCTCGTTGCAGCCGGTGCGTTCCGGAATTGGAACGCTGCTTTCCATGAAGCGAACGGCTATAGCTGGCGAGGAACCATTGAATTGGTCTGGAACGGCCACGACATCCACTGTCACAAGTTTTCGCTCGTGGTGGGCAGCGCCTTAGAAGAGATATATTTCATGGCGACCAAGTCCCTTGCCGCTTTTCGAGATCTTCTTGCCGTCCTGGAGCGGTACGGCAAAGCCAGACTCAAGGAAAAGAAGAAGGAGATCTATGTCGTCAATGGCGAGAACATTCCGGTGGCCGCGAGTTCGTGGGATGATCTGGTGTTACCAGATAAGATGGCGTGGGACATTCGAAGCAACGTCGAAGGGTTTTTTGCAAGCCGAGAACGGTACGCAGCCCTCAGTATCCCGCACCGCCGTGGGTTTCTATTTGCTGGGCCGCCAGGTTGCGGGAAAACGCTGACGCTCAAGGCGCTGGCCTCCAATACTCCTGCCAAGTTCATTTCCGTGGTGGGGACAGCGAATGTGGACGATGGCATGCTCCGTAATGCCTTGGATCTAGCGGAGGGGTGTACGCCGGCGGTTGTGTTGCTGGAGGATCTTGACCGAATTGTACAGGCTAAAGGTGTCTCGATCTCCCACTTCTTGAACCTGTTGGATGGGCTTAAAGTATTGAACGGGGTGCTGGTGATTGCCACCTGCAACGAACCGGACAAACTCGACCCTGCGCTAATTCATCGCCCAAGCCGGTTCGACCGGGTCTGGAGGTTTGACCTGCCTAAGTATGAACAGCGTCTTGAACTTCTCCATAGAAAAGGAGGAACATTCTTTTCCGAATCGGCGCTTGAAGCAGCAGCGAGACGGTCTGATGGGTTTTCCATGGCTTATGTCCAAGAGATCATCGTGAGCGCATTACTTGAATGTGCACATGATGACCAGACTCCGAACGACGACCATTTGCTCAAGGGTCTAGACACTCTCCGGATGCAGCGGAAAGAGGCCTCGAAGCCGGGGGAGTCGATGGATCAACGAGAGAACATGGGGTTCTGCATGTCAAAGAATGGAAAAGGGTGAGATTAAACGTAAGACGGACTTGTGAATGAACTCATAAGCGGAAGAAAACGGAGCGACTTCGAAGGTCTCTGTCCTACATCTGTACCGTGCAGTAGTGATAGACATAACGTTTGGAGTTGGGGCAGGATGTGCGATCGTTTAGAGGATTTCTCAAGGTGTAACCATGGATGTAGCTACGGACGATCAAGCCAAGGCAGTTCTGCAGTTGCTTGAAAAGGCAGCAGCTATCCTGCGTGAGGAGAAGGACGAAAACCAGGCTACTGCACGACGGTTCAATATCTTTAGCGCGCTCCGGGTTGAGCGTTCAGAACTCCCACATTCACGATTTCTCGCTTATCTGCTCGATCCTCAGGGGTTACATGACCAAAATGATCTTTTTCTTCGGGCGTTTCTTAAGGATGTGCTTCAGGAACAGATCGAACGGGCTGGTTTGCTTAACTTAACTGAATCGAAAGTCGCAACAGAACTTTCGACCGAATATGGCAATCTCGACATTGTGATAACTCTGTCTGACAAGCAGATCATCGTTATAGAGAATAAGGTGGATGCGGGCGAGGGAGAGGATCAATTGAAGCGCTACCAAAGTTGGCTAAACAAGCAACCAGGAGGCCCTCATCGGCTTGTCTTTTTGACGCCTGATGGAAGGGCTCCTTTCTCGTGTGACTCGGCCGACATGAAAAAGGTAAAACGCGTGTCGTATGAGATGATCGCTGATTTGCTTGATAAACTTAGAGATATGGTTCCAGCCCCTCTTGAAGTAGTTTTGGGCCAGTATACAAATCTTTGGAGATCTATTCCGATGAACGAGAAATTGCTTGAATTACTGCGCGATCCAAGAAGCTTCGGTACTGCTGTGGATATTTCAAAGGCAGTTGAAGAAATTCAAGAAGAGGAAAGGCGACAGTTCCTGAATCGCATTTATGAAGACCTAAAGAACAGACTGAGTCATAGCAAATTCGGAGAATATTGGGATGTGCCTATACCTACAACTGGAAAGTATTCAAGGGTTGGTCTGCTATGGAGGGGCCGCCGAAACGATTGGAAAGGATATTTTGCCGTCTTTTGTGAGGCTCAGGAGCGCAACTGGAAGGACATATTTATTGGTATCTGTCGTGGGGCTGAAGTCCTACCAGATAAACAAGATATGTTGGATAAGGAAATTTCTCAAAGACTCGGTAATGAACATGGCCAGAAGTCTCCGCGGTCCTTCCCATGCTGGACGGGCGGGCTCTACATGCGAGAGTTGGTTGGAAGAAAAGCAATGGACGCCAAGGAGTTGATAAGCGGAGGAGAGCAACTTTCGAAACTGGTTGCCGATAAACTCTGGGGGCTATTTGAGACTTATCGGGAGGATCTTGAGAAGCTGAATTGTAATTATCCCTATGCCCCTTAATAGTTAGTTTTTTAAAGACCTTTGAGGATATGCCATGCTAACTGTTCTCTTCCATCTCGCCTTTCCGATCCATGATGTGGATGCCACGCTTCGATTCTATGGGGATGGCCTGGGTTGTAGCGTCGGGCGGCGATCGAAACATGCAATTACGCTTGGTCTAGCCGGCCATCAACTCGTCGCGCATGTCGTGTCGGATCTACCCTCGAAGCAACAAGGTATTTATCCCAGGCATTTCGGGTTGATCTTTCTGTCGCAAGAGGAATGGCAGGCGCTGGCTGATCGGGCCAAGGCCAAGGGGTTGTCCTTCTATCAACAGCCCCGTCTGCGTTTTCCTGAGACCCGCATCGAGCATCGCACGTACTTCCTTGAAGATCCCTCGCACAATCTCATCGAATTCAAACATTACACCCATGAATCGGCCATCTTCGGCGAACAGGATTACGGTCAGGTCGGCGACTCCTCTGAGTATTCAGAGTAACGATCATTCGGCGGTTCTACTCGTCGGCGAGTCGTACGGGGCTCGCAGATCGGCGATTGATCAATTTTAAAATGCGTTCGTGGCGGCGAGTGAGGAAGGTCGTTTTCCGCAGGGGATCGTATCGGCGTGGTGACGGTAACATCGCCGCCAGCCAGGCTGCCTCATCGGCTGTCAGGTCGCGCGAAGGTTTCCCAAAGTGATGACGGGAAGCGGCTTCAGCGCCATAGACGCCCTTCCCCCACTCAGCCACGTTCAGGTACAGTTCGAGAATACGCTTTTTCGGGAGGTGCTGTTCGAGGGAGCGCGTAATCAGCGCTTCCCGCGCTTTCCGTAAGAGGGATCGTTTGGATGACAGGTAGAGATTTTTTGCCAGTTGCTGAGTAATCGTACTCCCGCCTCGTTTCATTTCTCCTGTTTCCAGGTTATAGAGCGCCGCGTCGCGGATGCCTTCCCAGTCGAATCCTTCGTGGGTAAAGAACGAGGCATCCTCCGCCGCCACGACCGCATGACGAAGATGGGGTGAGATACGTGAAAGCGGTACCCACACCCAATGGCGTCCGATGGCCCGCCCCTGTTCCTTTGCCTGAGCTTCTCGTGCATCCATCAGCGCCGTGGATGATGGGCTCGTTTGTGCGAGGAGTCTCACATCGGGGAGGGTGGCCAGCCAGCTCAGCCCCACGATACCCAAGGGAAGTCCGATAAGCACCGTGCTCCACAGAAGCCTGCGAGCTATCCTGCGCGGTCTGGTTGACTTGGATGAAGCAGGATCGTATGTGTAGTACCGTTGAAAGACGGCATTGCGACGCGAGTTTCGTTTTGAATTCATTACTGAGCCTAAAGGCATGAAAATCTTCGCGGCTGAGTTTATCAAAAGTTGTGTCTCTGCAGAACAGTTTCCTTCCGGCGATCTCGACGAGATTGCCTTTGTAGGGCGTTCCAATGTGGGGAAGTCGTCGTTGATCAATTCGTTGCTCAATCGCCGTGATCTGGCGAAAGTCAGCCGGACGCCGGGAAAGACAAGGGCCGTGAACGTGTTTCTCATTTCGACCTCCGATCCCGACATCGCCCAGTTCCATCTTGTGGACTTGCCGGGGTATGGATTTGCCAAGGTCTCGAAGTCGCTCCGTGATCAATGGGGACCGTTGATGGAAGGCTATCTCGTCGACCGAGCCTCGTTGCGCGCAGTCGTGTTGTTGGTGGATTGCCGAGTCGTCACTGAGCAGGATCGGCAGACCGTGGCCTGGCTTCGATCGATCCGACGAAATCCCCTGATCGTCGCGACCAAGGTTGACAAGTTGAAGCCCAGCGAACGGGTGCGCACCCTGAAACAAACGCATCGGGATCTCGGGCTTGCCCAAGGAGAAGTGTTGATTCCATACTCGTCGATGACTGGGGATGGGCGGGAATGGGTCTGGGGTGCTCTCCGAGACTCGGTCGGTGGGCGACAGGCACGCGGTTCGTGATCTGATCTGGTGTGCGGAGGGTCTAGTCGGCTGATGGCGGAGGTGGGGTGACTAGAACTTGATTTCGATGTAGGCCTTGTTTTTGAGATCTGCCAACCAGGACTCGTACATGTCCGCGCTTTTCTGCTGATAGACCAATTCCTGAATCTGCCGCCGAACGTCCTCATACGGGCGAAACTGTTTTGGCTTTCTATCATCCATGCGAATGATGTGGACTCCCTCAGGACTCTCGATGATGTCGGAAATACCTCCCGGCACCAAGCGGGCGACGGCCTGCTCAAGTACGGGCCAGAGCTCTCCTTGCCGGACCAATCCGAGTCGTCCGCCATGCAAGGAGTTAGCACCGTCTGAATACTGCAAGGCGACATCTTCGAATTTCTCGCCCCGATTGAGGTCATCCATGGCCCGGCGGGCTTTGGTCAATGCATCTGCCAGTCCGTCCGGAGAGCGTGGTGTAATGATGATCTGGCTCAGTTGGTATTCTTCGGGAAAGGCGAATTGCTCACGGTGCTCGTGGTAGTAGCGCTTGATCTCGGAGTCTCCGACCGTAATGTTGCCTCGAATGTGCTGGTCCACGACCCGCATCAGAATGAGTTGATCACGCACATTTCGGACATCGTTTGGATTCGTGGGGTCGAGGGATTTGTCTTGTTGCTTCAATTGCGTGAGAGCTTGCTGTACTTCGAGGTCTGATACCTCGACTCTCTTGGTCTTGGCTTCCTGTAATTGCAATTTCCGCTCGATCAGTTTCGTCAATGCCATATATTCGGCTGTTTTCAACTGCTGAGCGAGATTGCTTCCGGGGAGTTCGCGAGAGAGACGTTCTTGTTCCGCTCTGAACTCGTGCTTCACGTCCGACAACATGATCAATTCCGTATTCACGATGGCGACGATACGATCCTGCAGGTGGGCAGCGGAGAAGGCCGGAGGCCAGGTTGAGGTCATCAAGAAGGCAAGGAGCAATGCAAGACGGACTTGCCGACCTGATGCGAGGAAAACACGTGTCATGACCCTTTCACCTGGTCCAAAGAACGGTCATAGGTGATTTTACACGAAAGGGAAGGTTCCTGGAAATCAAATAGAGGCTAATGCGAGCCGGCACCCTCGGTAATATAGCGAGAAGCTTCGGCAAAGCGAATCGAGGCATTTGTTCGAATGTCGGCGATCACTTCTTCGAACCGCTTCCGGCGTTTCTCAGCCAGCAACTCCTGCCGAAGCCGTTCCTGCGTCGCGAGGTCAGTCTGGATAATCGCCTCATCGAGGGGGGTCAGCATGACCAAATAATAGCCGTGGTCGGTCTTAATGGGTGCGCTGACCATCCCAGGTTTGAGTGTATGGATGGCCTCATCTACTTCGGAGAGGACGAGCCCCTTTCGGTATGGCCCGAGGTCGCCTCCCTTTCCTTTCGTCTTCTCATCGATCGAATACCGTTGAGCAAACTTCGCAAAACTTCCGCCTCGGTTGATCTGCGTCTCAAGATCTTTCGCCGCAAATACATTGGGCAACAGCATGATCGAGATATTGGCCTTTAACGGGTCTAGGAGCTCACTGGCGTGGCTCTCGTAATAGGCGGTCAGTTCCTCTTGTGTCAGCTCCACTTTGGATTGAAGCTTGTCTTTCAACAGTTCGTCCAAGATCAATTGTTCCTTATATCGCTGTGTCTTGTCTCGAATGGCATCGTCCTGATCAAGTCCTCGGCGTCGAGCTTCCTGCATGAGGAGTTCTTTGGTGATGAGCTCATCAAGGAACCGTCGTTTCCCGCCTTCTTTCTCATAGCGGGATCTCGTTGCTTGCGATAGCTCACCCCAGCGAAGGTCGAATTCTGCTTGAGTAATGGCTCGCCCATTGACCAGAGCGACGACCGGTTCCTCTTGTCGTTCCCCGCATCCCGACATCCCAAGCCCCGACCAGGCCAGGATTCCGGTCAGCAACAGAGAAAGAAGAGATGTTCGGTGGAGAGTGAGGAATCCGATTGGTTTCATGTGTTGTAGTACATGTGGGTCTCTCTCACGAGGTGGTCGCATCCTTTACGAAGGTCTTGGTATCACAGAGATCAAGGCTTTGCAAGATTGCGTTGAGTTCCGCGAAGAGCGACGGCCAGTCGTCATGACGTAGTTGGACCTCAAATGAGACGGGGCTCAGGAAGCGCAACCGCTTGTTGAGTTGGTCCATCAATCGGTGAATGGCGCTCTCGGGAATAGTCGCCTTTGGTTGGAAGACGAGCTTTGCCGTTTGGCCGTGCACCTCGATCGAGGCCAGGCGAAGGCGTTTCGCATGAGTCCGAAGTTGCATGACTTCGAGCAATCGTTCGATCGGCTCGGGAGGGGAGCCGTATCGGTCTTGTATTTCTCCGTGCAACAGGGCCAACTCGCCGACCTGGTTACAGGCGGTCAGGCGTTTATAGAGGGACAACCGTTGGTGCGGATCGGCCACATAATGTTCCGGAATAAAGGCCGACACCGGCAGTTGGAGCGTCGGATCAGGCTCTTCTTCGATAATATGCCCCTTTAACCGCTGAACGGCTTGTTCCACCATTTGCATGTAGAGGTCCAAGCCAATCGCCGCGATATGCCCCGATTGTTGCTTGCCTAGAAGGTTGCCGGCTCCACGGATCTCGAGGTCTGCCGCAGCGATACGGAAGCCTGATCCGAGTTCGGTAAACTGCTGAATGGCGATCAATCGTTTCTGCGCATCGCCGGCGAGTGTGCCTTCGTCAGGGATTAAAAAGTAGGCGTAAGCTTGCTCTCCGCCACGCCCGACCCGTCCGCGCAGCTGATAGAGCTGCGCGAGGCCGAAGAGATCAGCGCGATTGACGATGATCGTGTTCGCGTTCGGCACATCAAGGCCTGACTGAATGATGGCGGAAGCGATCAAGACATCCGCTTCGCGCTTCACAAATTTCAGCATCACGGCTTCCAACGTCCTGGCATCCATCTGACCGTGGGCCATGACCATACGCGCTTGCGGTACCAGCTGCTGTAGCCACGCCCCAATCCGTTCCAACGATTCAACTCTATTGTGCACAAAATACACCTGCCCCCCTCGCCCGAGCTCGCGGAGGATAGCGTCGCGAACGGCCTTATCGCTGGACCGTATGACCTCGGTTTTGATCGCCAACCGGCCGGCCGGGGGAGTGTCGATGATGGACAGATCGCGGACGCTCGACATCGCCATCTGAAGGGTACGTGGGATCGGGGTGGCGGTGAGGGTGAGCACGTCCACCTGCGTGCGCAGTTGCTTCAGCCGTTCCTTATGCTTGACGCCGAACCACTGCTCCTCATCGATGATAACCAGGCCCAGTTGCCGAAACGTCACGTCTTTCTGGAGCAGGCGGTGCGTTCCAATGACCACGTCAATGGTGCCCGCCGCGGTATCCTTGAGAATCGCCTTGGTTTCTCGAGGCGATTGGAATCGTGAAAGAAGCGCTACCTTCATGGGGAATGGAGCGAAGCGTTCGGAGAAATTCTCGTAATGTTGATGGGCTAAAAGAGTCGTCGGGACCAGCACCGCGACCTGTCGATCATGCTCGACGGCTTTGAAGGCCGCCCGCATGGCCACCTCCGTCTTTCCGTATCCGACGTCTCCACAGATGAGCCGGTCCATCGGTCTTGTCGCTTCCATATCTCGGCCGATGTCTTCGATGGCCTTCAGCTGGTCCGGCGTTTCCTCGTACTCAAAGGCCGCTTCGAATTCGTGATAGAGGGTTGTCGACGTACCATACGCGTTCCGCTTTACGAGCTCGCGGTTGGCATAGAGGTCGATCAATTCATGGGCCATTTCTTCGATGTCCTTCTTCACACGCGCGGTCGTCTTAGCCCAACTGGTTCCACCCAGTCGGTCCAGCCGAGGGACATGACTCTCAGCCCCACTATAGCGTTGGATCTGATTCAAACGGTCGAGAGGAACATAGAGTGTATCCCCGCCGGAAAACTCCAGAATCAGGTAGTCGCTCTCGAAGTCTTGGACGACCAAACGTTTCAGGCCTCGATATTTGGCGATCCCATGTTGGACATGGACTACATAGTCGCCCACGTTGAGGTCTTCCAAGGAGGAGAGAAAGGTGGCCGTCCGGCTTTTGGGTTGAGGTTTGTGGCGTGCTCCCTTGGCGAATAGTTCTTCTTCGGTCAATAAGGCGAGCCGAAGATCTCCTAGGAGAAATCCGGTTGAAAGATTTCCATGCAGCACATAAAAGGGGAGCTTACCGGTGCTCCGTCTTGACCAAAGCGAAGACTCCCAAGGATCGGCTGGTAGATCATGTTCTCGAAGCAGAGACAGTAAGCGATCGACCTGACCGCGACTGCGCGCTACCAACACCACCCGGTGCTCATTCCGGAGTCCTTCTAAGATGCCGAGAGTTTGGCTGAAGGCCGTGCCACGAACCCCGAGTCCAATGCTGCCGGGTATTTGAACAGGAAATGAAAAAGTCGGAGTCCATGAAGAACTCGGAGGGGCCAGCGGTTCCAAGGCCAAGATCGACCACATAGCAGTTCGTTTCTGGATTTCGTCCCAGGTCAGAAAGAGTCGCTCCGGGGAGGGATAGGGGTTCGATGCATCCCGGTCTACATGACGAAGGTATCCGTCGTCGATTTTGCTCCACGCTGTGCCACAGGCTTGCTCTAGCTTTTCAGGCTGGTCGAACGCGAGGGAGCGTACCCCGATGAGATAGTCGAAGAGGGTGTCCATCGAGTGGTACAGGTCAGGGCCTCTCCACTCGGCATCTGGCTGAATAGGTGTGGTTGCATCTGAGGCTTCGGCCGCACGAATAAATTCCCGCGCAGGCAAGACCCATCCGTCTTTGAGCTTCCTAATGGAGGTTTGCGTCGCAGGGTCGAACAACCGAAGTGACTCGACCTGATCGCCTAAAAATTCAACGCGCAGTGGGTTGGCATAGGCGGTCGAAAAGATATCGACGATCCCACCGCGAACGCTGAACTCTCCTGGGATTTCAACGACGGAAACACGTCGGTATCCCAGGCGGAGGAGGTTGGTCACCAGCGAGTCACGCTCGAAAGTCGCGGCCGTCTCGAATCGAAAGATCGCCTGTTCGAAGGTCGAGCGCGGAATCAAGCGGTGCATGGCCGCGGTGATGGAGGTGACGAGCATGGTGGGTGGATCGGTCAGGAGTCGATGCAGCGTCGTCATTCGGTGCGCAATCAACCCGACATGCGGAGCGGTGGCCTCATAGGGAAGCGTTTCCCACTCTGGGAACCACGCTAGGCTATCGACGGAGCGGCCGGTGAGCTCATGGAAAAAGCACAGGTCATTGAAGAGGCGTTCGGCAGATTCATCGCTCGCGGTCACAACAATCCATGGTCCGGAGTGAACGGATCCACTCTGTTGCGTGTCTGTCAGTAGTGTCAAGGCACAGGCTGCGGTAGACCCATGCGCCCCGAGAAGACAACTACGCGCCTTCTCCTGGTCGAGCGAGGAGCGAAGCGGAGCAAGCCAGGATTGTGTTTCAGAGTTCGTGCCAGACACGTGTTATTTCACGGTTGATCGGATGCGTTGAAGCAGCCCGGTGGTCGATAAGCCGGGAATAAGAGGAATCGTTTTGACGACACCGCCGCGGGCTTCGACGACGTCTCGGCCCACAATACGGTCGAGTGCCCAATCTCCACCCTTGACGAGTATGTCCGGTTGAACGGCTGTGATGAGTTGAAGCGGATCCGATTCATTAAAGATCACGACATAATCGACACAACCTAATGCGGCCAGGACCTCAGCGCGTTGGGCATCCGGTACGATCGGTCGGTCAGGCGCTTTGTCGAGACTGCGGACAGATGCGTCGCTGTTCACCCCGATGACCAGGGTATCACCCAGTGCTTTGGCCGCCTGCAGGTAACGGGTATGCCCGATATGCATCAAATCAAAACAACCGTTGGTAAAGACGATCCGTTTTCCCCCTTCCCGTTCAGCGGAAAGTGTGGACAGAAGTTGGTCTAGCGACAGAATTTTCCTGATCACGGGCTCATCATACCGTGGTGAAGGTTGACAGTGAAAGAGCGATTGAGCGGGTGGAGTCTATCCTTGGTCTCATCGGCTATTCAGCACGATGCCCCGTCTATCGAGAAGATGCCAGCCTCAAGTCCTCAACAAACGGACCGATACAGCACGTAACGGACTCTACGGCCTGGTGTCAACACAGGCCACGGCGATGTCTGTGCCAAGAGTCTGGGTCATGGAGGATGGTGTGAGTGTGTTCTGGATCATGGCGGCGGCCAATGTTGTGCTGGTTGCTCCATTACTTCTCTTACTCGTCCAGGCTTCTCGTCGGGCGCGGGCCGGTTGGCTCCGTGCTGAAGCCGAAAGGGTCCGTTGTCAGGAGAATGAACACAGGCTTCGGAGCATCTTGGAAGCCGAACCCCAAGGGATTTTGGTGCTCAGTCTGGATTGGAAGGTGCTTCAAATCAATCCAGCGGGCTGCGTGCTCTTCGATGCGGGTTTTTCAGAAGAGATCGTCGGTAAGGACATTCGAGAGCATATCCATTCCAACGATCGACCGCAGATGGAAGATATGCATCAGGCGGCCCGGGAAGGTCGAGAAACCTGCGGAAAGGCACGGCTCATTGGGTTCTCGCGGCAGGTTCGCTGGGTCGAGATCACATCCGTTCCGCTTCCGTCCGATGACGGCATGGTGCAAGCGGTCCTCAGTGTCGTCCGGGATGTGACGGAACAAAAACGTGCCGATCGCCGGCAAGCTCTCCAGCATGCTGTGGCCAAAGTACTTGCCGCGTCCTCAACTGTCGAGCAAGCGGTTCCCGACCTCCTGCAGGCAATCGTGGTGAGTCTCGATTGGCATGTCGGCCTATTCTGGCGAGTACAAGACGACCGACACACGATCAGCTGCAAGCAGGACTGGTCAGTCGATACAACCATGGTGCAGGAGTTCGTGAGAAGTAGTCAGAAGGAGGCCCTCACGTCAGGGTCCGATCTGCCGGGTAATTGTTGGGCCCGCGGCGAGCCGTTGTGGGTGGAGGATGTCGCACGAGGCCTCATGTCTACGCGCAGGCCTCTCGAAACAACAGGAATGTTGCACGCGGCCTGCGCGTTTCCGATTTGGCTCAGGGCGAATGTCTATGGGGTCATGGAGTTCTACAGCAAGGAGGCGCAGGCCGAGGACTGGGATTTACTGAGAGCGTTGGGCACGGCGGGAAGGCAAATCGGGCTTTTCGTCGAACGAACTGAAGTGGAAGCGGCGCTGCAGGAGAATGAGGCCCGCACCAGCCTGATTATCGACACCGCCCTCGATGCCGTGATTACGATAGATCGTGCGGGCCGAATTGCCGAGTGGAATACACAGGCGGAACAGGTATTTGGGTGGTCTGCGATTGAAGCTATTGGACGCGATGTTGCCGACACGATCTTTCCACCATCGCATCGACGGGGTTATCGCGAATATGCTCAACGCCTTCTGGAATCCAGAGACTCTTCTCTCCCGAACATGTTGGTCGAGATGATCGGTCTTCGACGAGACGGCCGCGAGTTTCCTGTTGAAATCGCCATGACGCCATTACCGGTTGAGGGTTCCGTCATCTTCAGCGCATTTATTCGGGATATCACCAGCCGGAAAGA is a genomic window of Candidatus Nitrospira kreftii containing:
- a CDS encoding Glycerol-3-phosphate cytidylyltransferase; protein product: MIRKILSLDQLLSTLSAEREGGKRIVFTNGCFDLMHIGHTRYLQAAKALGDTLVIGVNSDASVRSLDKAPDRPIVPDAQRAEVLAALGCVDYVVIFNESDPLQLITAVQPDILVKGGDWALDRIVGRDVVEARGGVVKTIPLIPGLSTTGLLQRIRSTVK